The following are from one region of the Corylus avellana chromosome ca1, CavTom2PMs-1.0 genome:
- the LOC132172896 gene encoding putative disease resistance RPP13-like protein 1 has translation MTELPESIGKIKHLRYLNLSSTTIKMLPDFLCKLCNLQILDLSCCEDLALLPRDMWKLINLRHLDISETAIKEMPMQLSRLKCLQTLTKFIISKHSGACIEELGKLENFRVKLSILELQNVLSPTDSLKACLKDRKHLELVLEWNDFGTNISECHRSVLDNLRPHSNLKSLTINYGAESLPDWVGHHSYSNIVSIHLKNCKLCPNLPPLGVLPSLQHLSIIGFEGVVKVVREFYGNNSSTIKPFGALKVLRFQRMLHWEDWSSFGAENKGRAFSQLEELYIIDCPKLKGVLPVDLPSAVKLEIRECPLLVASLPKAHVVRKLQLSNGNEVLLKELPTKLQELIIGRFGALESFPMGMLASTNCLQVLEIWDFSEQHGCDLVTLNIYISDCPNFIVDCPRVESFPGGGLPSHVVDINIFRCDKLLAGRVGWGLQKLPSVRDLRIGSKYEDVVSFPEPGLLPSSLTSLCIEFPNMKSWDNKGLQHLTSLQHLSVWDCPKLNYMPEEGLLTSLSVIEIIRCPLLRKQWQSKKQKERRKIPNVEHIVIDREEYIG, from the exons ATGACTGAGTTACCTGAATCAATTGGCAAAATTAAGCATTTACGTTACCTGAACCTTTCTTCCACTACAATTAAAATGTTGCCTGATTTCTTATGTAAGTTGTGCAATTTGCAAATATTGGATTTATCATGTTGTGAAGATCTCGCTCTATTACCAAGAGATATGTGGAAACTCATTAATTTACGCCATCTTGATATTAGCGAAACTGCCATAAAGGAGATGCCAATGCAATTGAGTAGACTAAAATGTCTACAAACATTAACTAAATTTATCATCAGCAAACATAGTGGGGCTTGCATTGAAGAGTTGggaaaacttgaaaattttcgAGTAAAGCTTTCTATTTTAGAGCTTCAAAATGTCTTATCTCCTACAGATTCTTTGAAGGCATGCTTGAAAGATAGGAAGCACCTTGAGTTGGTGTTGGAATGGAATGACTTCGGTACTAATATTTCAGAATGTCATAGATCTGTACTTGACAATCTTCGGCCCCATAGTAACTTGAAAAGTCTCACTATCAACTATGGCGCCGAAAGTCTTCCAGATTGGGTTGGGCATCATTCATACTCTAATATAGTGTCCATTCAcctaaaaaattgtaaactttGTCCCAACTTGCCACCACTTGGAGTGCTACCCTCTTTGCAGCACCTCTCTATTATTGGGTTTGAAGGAGTTGTTAAAGTGGTTCGTGAGTTTTATGGCAACAATTCTTCAACTATTAAACCATTTGGAGCCCTGAAAGTTCTAAGGTTCCAGCGAATGTTACATTGGGAGGACTGGTCTTCTTTTGGTGCTGAAAACAAAGGTAGAGCTTTTTCACAACTCGAAGAGCTTTATATTATTGACTGTCCTAAGTTAAAAGGAGTGCTACCAGTTGATCTTCCTTCTGCTGTCAAACTTGAGATTCGTGAATGTCCGCTGCTGGTGGCATCACTCCCAAAGGCTCATGTTGTACGAAAATTACAGTTAAGCAATGGTAATGAGGTTTTGCTAAAAGAATTGCCAACTAAATTGCAGGAGCTCATAATTGGAAGATTTGGGGCACTAGAGTCATTTCCCATGGGAATGTTGGCCTCCACCAACTGTCTTCAAGTGTTGGAAATCTGGGATT TTTCAGAACAACATGGATGTGATTTAGTGACCTTGAATATTTACATCAGTGATTGCCCtaatttt ATAGTTGATTGTCCAAGAGTTGAGTCGTTTCCCGGAGGGGGCTTACCTTCCCATGTTGTAGATATTAATATCTTTAGATGTGACAAACTCTTAGCAGGACGGGTGGGATGGGGTTTGCAAAAACTCCCGTCTGTTAGAGATTTGAGAATCGGTAGCAAATATGAAGATGTGGTATCTTTTCCAGAGCCAGGGTTGCTGCCTTCTTCTCTGACTTCTCTTTGTATCGAATTTCCAAATATGAAATCTTGGGACAACAAAGGGCTTCAACACCTCACCTCTCTTCAACATTTGTCGGTCTGGGACTGCCCTAAGCTCAATTACATGCCAGAAGAGGGGTTGCTTACTTCCCTTTCTGTAATAGAGATCATACGATGCCCTTTGTTGAGGAAACAGTGGCAaagcaagaaacaaaaagaacgGCGAAAAATTCCTAACGTCGAACACATAGTGATTGATAGGGAAgaatacattggatga
- the LOC132172916 gene encoding uncharacterized protein LOC132172916 has protein sequence MDIQENLAKLNALQAEDGIWKLDIIEQLQEQTQTMMEKRELKWQQRAKECWLIHGDKNSKYFHACASQRRQKNLIFSIKDGEGVLQDIPMGIEAAFVQHFSKILSSSGPRGIESCIQVLPERVTADMNGQLLGEVSKEEISQALSQISPMKSPGPDGFPAAFYQEHWNLVGEEVVMAVRHFFSTGLIDPDINFTHITLVPKKKNPSGVSDFRPISLCNVVYKILAKVLANRLKLVLPSIISCNQSAFIPGRLISDNIFAVYETLHTMHTRMYGRVGYMAAKLDMSKAYDRVEWLFLEKVMKKMGFASKWVQLIMTCVTSVSYSVNVNRVPVGHIKPSRGIRQGDPLSPYLSIICAEVLSVMLSHEDRSGRSKGVPTSFKGMRINHLFFADDSLLFCKAMEQEWNCLKTVLGVYEEVSGQRLNNNKASIFFSRNTSQATKDQIMAVVGVPVAQRFDTYLGLPALVGKSRTREFQNLTDRVRKKLSDWKTKFLSQAGKEALLAKQGWRLMQYPDSLAAKIIKAKYFPTGSFMSANLDNKPSFAWRSILVGRKLLEEGLYWRIGNGRSVRICEDRWISVPITYHHEDKLIWRATNLGEFLVRSAYHLEKERQDRTKGECSKGEGNRAIWKMLWNLKIPQSVKVFLWRACSKILPTKDNLKQRRVLADDTCIFCCSVRETTHHILWDCPSSQDVWCVSGSKLQKCTSGGDDFCKLVENMMEILTREDMELFAIIAKKIWKRRNDVVHGQPFSHPSVVVKQAIEQLQLYRMVNVKYEEELEPTLPNRQKWEAPPSGLYKSNWDVAVDQGEMRMGVGVIIRDERGQIIATLSQPTEYHHEPAAAEAVAALKAVEFCREVGVHETILEGDSLLVVNAIKNQNQCWLRYGQIITDIKWVLESLTQWSIRHIKREANSAAHGPAKCALRSSDTQVWLEEVPSCISEIVFLEQMALML, from the exons ATGGACATCCAGGAAAACCTTGCTAAACTTAATGCTCTCCAAGCAGAAGACGGGATATGGAAGCTGGATATTATAGAACAACTCCAAGAGCAGACGCAGACTATGATGGAGAAGAGGGAACTAAAATGGCAACAGAGGGCCAAGGAGTGCTGGTTGATACATGGGGATAAAAACTCCAAATATTTCCATGCATGTGCTTCTCAACGACggcaaaaaaatttgattttctccaTCAAGGATGGCGAAGGGGTGTTGCAGGACATTCCTATGGGAATTGAGGCAGCTTTTGTGCAGCACTTctcaaaaatactctcctcctcTGGCCCGCGTGGGATCGAAAGTTGCATTCAGGTGTTACCAGAGAGGGTTACGGCAGATATGAATGGACAATTGCTGGGCGAGGTGTCAAAAGAAGAAATAAGTCAAGCTTTATCCCAAATTTCGCCCATGAAGTCGCCTGGTCCAGACGGCTTTCCAGCGGCGTTCTACCAGGAGCATTGGAATCTGGTAGGGGAAGAGGTAGTGATGGCGGTAAGACATTTTTTCAGTACGGGCCTTATTGACCCAGACATAAATTTTACCCATATTACTCTtgtgccaaaaaagaaaaatccttcGGGAGTGTCAGATTTTAGACCCATCAGTCTATGTAACGTAGTTTATAAAATTCTTGCAAAAGTGTTGGCTAATCGCCTAAAACTTGTCTTACCTTCGATTATTTCTTGTAACCAATCGGCTTTTATCCCGGGCCGATTAATTTCTGACAATATTTTTGCAGTATATGAAACTCTTCATACTATGCATACTCGCATGTATGGGAGGGTGGGTTACATGGCGGCGAAGCTTGACATGAGCAAAGCCTATGACCGGGTTGAGTGGCTCTTTCTTGAAAAAGTCATGAAGAAAATGGGTTTCGCGAGTAAATGGGTTCAACTTATTATGACGTGCGTCACCTCTGTCTCATACTCTGTGAATGTTAACAGAGTTCCTGTTGGGCACATAAAACCATCAAGGGGTATTAGACAGGGTGACCCGCTATCTCCATATCTCTCTATCATTTGTGCGGAGGTCTTGAGCGTAATGCTATCTCATGAAGACAGATCTGGCCGTTCGAAGGGAGTCCCAACTTCTTTCAAAGGAATGAGAataaaccatttattttttgccgACGACAGCCTTCTTTTTTGTAAGGCTATGGAACAGGAATGGAATTGTTTGAAAACGGTGTTGGGAGTGTATGAGGAAGTGTCAGGGCAGAGGCTAAACAACAACAAAGCTTCGATCTTTTTTAGTCGTAATACTAGTCAAGCGACAAAAGATCAAATTATGGCTGTTGTTGGAGTTCCGGTTGCACAACGTTTCGACACTTACTTGGGACTTCCGGCGTTAGTTGGCAAATCAAGAACCCGGGAATTCCAGAACCTAACAGATAGGGTAAGGAAGAAGTTGTCAGATTGGAAGACTAAATTCTTATCACAAGCCGGGAAGGAG GCTCTATTAGCAAAACAAGGCTGGCGTCTGATGCAATACCCTGACAGTTTGGCAGCAAAGATTATCAAAGCAAAGTATTTCCCCACAGGATCTTTCATGTCAGCAAATTTGGATAACAAGCCTTCATTTGCTTGGAGAAGCATTTTGGTAGGGAGGAAATTGCTTGAAGAAGGATTGTACTGGCGTATTGGAAATGGGAGATCTGTTAGGATCTGTGAAGATAGATGGATCTCTGTACCAATAAC ATATCATCATGAAGACAAGCTTATTTGGCGTGCAACGAACTTGGGTGAATTCTTGGTGAGGAGTGCGTATCACCTTGAGAAGGAAAGACAAGATAGAACTAAAGGGGAATGCTCAAAGGGGGAAGGAAACCGTGCTATCTGGAAAATGCTCTGGAACTTGAAGATTCCACAATCAGTGAAAGTATTTCTATGGAGAGCATGTAGCAAGATTCTTCCCACAAAAGATAACCTCAAGCAGAGGCGGGTACTGGCGGATGATACATGCATTTTCTGTTGCAGTGTTAGGGAGACTACCCATCATATTCTATGGGATTGTCCATCATCCCAGGATGTTTGGTGCGTAAGTGGCAGCAAGCTTCAAAAGTGTACATCAGGAGGAGACGATTTTTGCAAGCTAGTGGAAAATATGATGGAGATTCTAACGAGAGAGGACATGGAGCTGTTCGCCATCATTGCAAAGAagatttggaaaagaagaaatgatGTGGTGCATGGGCAACCATTCTCTCATCCAAGTGTAGTAGTGAAGCAAGCAATAGAGCAACTTCAATTGTATCGCATGGTAAATGTGAAGTACGAGGAGGAACTGGAGCCTACCCTGCCGAACAGACAAAAATGGGAAGCACCACCATCGGGGCTATACAAGAGTAACTGGGATGTTGCAGTAGACCAAGGTGAAATGCGGATGGGAGTAGGGGTAATTATCCGAGACGAGAGGGGACAGATTATTGCAACGCTAAGCCAACCGACTGAGTACCACCATGAACCAGCTGCTGCCGAAGCTGTAGCCGCGTTGAAAGCAGTGGAGTTTTGTAGGGAAGTGGGAGTTCACGAGACCATTTTGGAGGGGGATTCACTGTTGGTTGTGAATGcaatcaaaaaccaaaaccaatgTTGGCTTCGTTATGGACAGATCATTACAGATATTAAATGGGTACTAGAGTCCCTTACCCAATGGAGTATACGGCACATCAAGCGAGAGGCGAATTCAGCAGCTCATGGACCggcaaagtgtgctttaaggaGTTCAGATACCCAAGTATGGTTGGAAGAGGTCCCTAGTTGTATCtcagaaattgtttttttagagCAGATGGCTCTAATGTTGTAA
- the LOC132172926 gene encoding protein NRT1/ PTR FAMILY 5.4-like → MDSPVAPEMEMIGNPHTQTNNFSTHRRSSRGGWNAAIFIIFVEVAERFAFYGVSGNLISYLTKELHQPTVAAAKNVNTWVGVSTLFPLLGAFIADSYLGRFRTILISSLIFLLGTVLLTLSVSVFPLHWREALFFVALYILSVGEGGHMPCVQTFAADQFDEDSPEQRKEKSSFFNWWYVAIVIAATTATLLIIYLQDNIGWTIGFGVLAGVLGVALAIFLLGMKKYRKEGPPGSPFTTVAQVFVAAARKWRVDETRSGWDVYYGDQSSGALSHGQPKARILGRTNQFRFLDKAMIIDNNNDASSKTRNPWRLCSLNQVEEVKLVLRLIPIWFSCLMFNVVQAQLHTYFIKQGSTMIRSIGPHFQLPSASVQALTGFVILITVPIYERIFVPIARKFTGHPSGITVLQRIGVGLFLSIINMVVAALVEAKRVSIAKENNLMDNPKAVVILNLSLLSKFKPIIND, encoded by the exons ATGGATAGCCCTGTAGCACCAGAGATGGAGATGATTGGAAATCCTCATACACAGACAAACAACTTCTCCACACACCGAAGATCCTCCAGAGGTGGCTGGAATGCTGCCATTTTCATCATCT TTGTGGAGGTAGCAGAGAGATTTGCTTTCTACGGTGTCTCCGGTAACCTCATCTCCTACCTCACAAAAGAACTCCACCAGCCCACCGTCGCCGCCGCTAAGAATGTCAACACCTGGGTTGGCGTCTCAACACTCTTCCCCTTGCTCGGAGCCTTCATTGCCGATTCCTACTTGGGTCGCTTCAGGACCATCCTCATCTCCTCCCTCATCTTTCTCTTG GGAACGGTACTATTGACCTTATCGGTGTCGGTGTTTCCTTTGCATTGGCGGGAAGCATTGTTCTTTGTAGCTCTTTACATATTGTCTGTCGGAGAAGGTGGGCACATGCCATGTGTGCAAACCTTTGCGGCAGACCAGTTCGACGAGGATTCACCGGAGCAGAGAAAGGAGAAGAGCTCCTTTTTCAACTGGTGGTATGTGGCAATAGTGATCGCTGCAACTACTGCCACACTGCTCATAATCTATCTGCAG GATAACATTGGGTGGACAATAGGGTTTGGAGTGTTGGCAGGGGTGTTGGGAGTGGCATTGGCAATATTTTTGTTGGGAATGAAGAAGTACCGAAAGGAGGGTCCCCCAGGGAGCCCATTCACCACGGTGGCGCAGGTGTTTGTTGCAGCAGCTCGGAAGTGGCGCGTGGATGAGACGCGCAGCGGGTGGGATGTATACTATGGAGATCAGAGCAGTGGGGCCCTGTCTCATGGTCAACCTAAGGCTCGGATCTTGGGCCGGACTAATCAATTCAG GTTTTTGGACAAGGCAATGATCATAGACAACAACAATGATGCATCAAGCAAAACCAGAAATCCATGGAGGCTATGCTCCCTAAATCAAGTAGAAGAAGTAAAGCTGGTCCTTCGCCTCATCCCCATATGGTTTAGCTGCTTAATGTTTAACGTCGTCCAAGCCCAACTCCACACCTATTTCATCAAGCAAGGAAGCACAATGATCCGGTCGATCGGACCCCACTTTCAGCTTCCTTCGGCATCGGTTCAAGCCCTCACCGGCTTTGTAATCTTAATCACAGTCCCAATCTACGAGAGAATTTTTGTCCCGATTGCCAGAAAATTCACCGGACACCCATCAGGCATTACTGTGCTGCAAAGGATAGGAGTAGGCCTTTTTCTATCCATCATCAACATGGTTGTGGCAGCTCTGGTGGAAGCGAAAAGGGTCAGCATTGCCAAAGAGAATAATCTCATGGATAACCCAAAAGCAGTGGTAATATTAAATCTTTCACTTCTTTCAAAGTTTAAACCGATaataaatgattga